In one Culex quinquefasciatus strain JHB chromosome 2, VPISU_Cqui_1.0_pri_paternal, whole genome shotgun sequence genomic region, the following are encoded:
- the LOC119766305 gene encoding uncharacterized protein LOC119766305, translating into MPPKVQRTPAKKQTEEEDELDGLIHLRNQEMDTLEELQTELAGWARADRTASDVRSHLKNLERINNDFGNLHQRIVLLTDSKTRGPHDEKRKQFRKLHDQFDGKYESWDRFKVMFKDVVDKSNEPARIKLYHLEQALIGGAAGSIDEKTIQDGNYERAWELLEERFEDKRRMVDLHIGGLLGVQKLEEESHADLRSLLDNFTGHVENLKFLGQEFSGVSEQIAVYILAHALDEGTYKQWEATIKRGNSRTKPSANKPSQRANAATTPSQPEFRCEICAEAHQTFRCSTFLGYTVAQRKDKAREKNLCYNCLRPGHSTKRCSSKYTCGKCQRRHHTTLHEPREQQEPAQKPATPQSVAPQVNQPPVVQPAGTSQQTSSQATCNHTQTVKTVMLLTAVVNLLDDQGQSVPCRVLLDNGSQVNFITLTMADRLKLQRVAANVPICGIGAVKTYAKESVTVELKSRVSNFSVNVECLIVPKVTGMVPAVPVDINEWPIPVGVQLADPAFHKPDRIDMLLGVAMFFRLLKSGQMELAGNLPELRETHLGWVIAGEVGDTVPSPQYTHTATLDDINEAIQRFWQVEDIDSATAVSTEQEECEAFFASTHKRDPTGRYEVRLPFRPVVAKLDDNRSLALRRFLSLERRLARDPALKLQYEADDLPNTNCYYMPHHAILRPSSSTTKLRVVFDASAKMSPTSVSLNEALQIGGTVQNDLFSILLAFRKHPVAFTADLSKMYRQIRVAPSDSRFQRIFWRADPSEFIRVLELTTVTYGTASAPFLATRCLVQLCDDEGENFPLAAKIVREACYVDDILSGASSPKEAIDCLTQLQGLLSRGGFPIHKWTSNEPSVMERIPESDREKLIDLDGLIGGVVKALGLYWSPGDDEFRFTVTQAEADATKRRVLSEIGKFYDVLGLLSPVIIKAKILMQRVWLAGLSWDVLLEGGMMDTWHQFQCALPDVRDIRIPRYVIGPGNPGLELHGFSDASKVAYGAVTYVRSLLPNGKCKMRLLCSKSKVAPTKPLDIHRLELLALRLLSRLVVKVIAALNLPFRNVVLWCDSQVVLAWIKKPLDQLQTFVRNRVAEIRRETGGFIFKYIRSKDNPADLISRGMFPAALMKCVKLVTLLACNTTDFPIFEDCSSFRKLQRIMAYVLRFVNNCRIKNPTERTRLRHLTVPELRSSLKLIVKVVQHDVLSQEIQQVAENDTAGRLQGLTPFLHEGLLRVGGRLQHSELPFAAKHQLILPKHRITNLIVKAYHEEHLHAGPSSLLAILRRQFWLLDGRSTVRSETRSCVTCFRAKPRSTSQLMGRLPSCRVTENLPFDEVGVDYAGPISVKVGTRKPQIVKAYFAVFVCMVTKAIHLELVSDLTTEAFLAALQRFVSRRGAKTELHELYILFNERTFNDRVQMYCQPKEITWSFIPPGAPNFGGLWEAAVKSTKYHLKRILKNAQLTFEQYATVLAEVEAVLNSRPLFATSTDPADPEVLTPGHFLIGRPLTAIPEPAYEGTPTNRLSKWQHLQLLREHFWRAWRRDYLTTLQPRGKNRKEMPNVRPQMVVLLEEKNAPPLEWKMGIVQQTYPGPDGLVRTADVKVGGSVIRRPTSKLSVLPILDNEPENSAASSSQPGGRMLAARLAA; encoded by the exons ATGCCGCCAAAAGTTCAACGAACCCCGGCGAAGAAGCAGACGGAAGAAGAAGATGAGTTAGACGGCCTGATCCACCTCCGGAACCAGGAGATGGACACCCTCGAGGAGCTCCAAACGGAACTCGCTGGTTGGGCACGAGCTGATCGCACGGCTTCGGATGTCCGATCGCATCTGAAGAACCTGGAGCGGATCAACAACGACTTCGGCAACCTCCACCAGCGAATTGTCCTCCTGACCGACTCAAAGACTCGGGGTCCACACGACGAGAAAAGGAAGCAGTTCAGGAAGCTGCACGACCAG TTCGACGGCAAGTACGAGTCCTGGGACAGATTCAAGGTAATGTTTAAGGACGTCGTGGACAAGTCAAACGAACCGGCCAGAATCAAGCTCTACCACCTGGAACAAGCCTTGATCGGAGGAGCTGCAGGTTCGATCGACGAAAAGACCATCCAGGATGGCAACTACGAGCGAGCCTGGGAACTGCTGGAAGAGCGGTTCGAAGACAAGCGGCGGATGGTCGATCTCCACATCGGCGGTCTGCTAGGAGTGCAGAAGTTGGAAGAGGAGAGCCACGCGGACTTGAGATCCCTGCTGGACAACTTCACTGGACACGTCGAGAACCTCAAGTTCCTGGGCCAGGAGTTCTCCGGAGTGTCCGAGCAGATCGCCGTCTACATCTTGGCACACGCGCTGGACGAAGGAACCTACAAGCAGTGGGAGGCGACCATCAAGCGTGGGAACTCCCGAA CCAAGCCCTCCGCCAACAAGCCGTCTCAGCGAGCCAACGCGGCCACAACGCCGTCGCAGCCGGAATTCCGGTGCGAGATCTGCGCCGAGGCACACCAAACGTTTCGATGCTCAACGTTCCTCGGATACACGGTGGCCCAGCGAAAGGACAAGGCGAGGGAGAAGAACCTGTGCTACAATTGCCTGCGGCCAGGACACTCAACGAAGCGGTGCTCGTCCAAGTACACCTGCGGTAAGTGCCAACGGAGACATCACACAACGCTGCACGAACCACGAGAGCAGCAAGAACCTGCGCAGAAGCCGGCCACTCCCCAGAGTGTGGCCCCACAAGTGAATCAGCCGCCAGTGGTCCAACCCGCTGGCACATCTCAGCAGACGTCCAGCCAAGCGACCTGCAACCACACCCAGACGGTGAAGACCGTGATGCTGCTCACCGCGGTCGTTAACCTGCTCGACGACCAGGGCCAATCCGTGCCCTGTCGCGTCCTCCTCGACAACGGTTCCCAAGTGAACTTTATTACGCTCACTATGGCCGATCGCTTAAAGCTACAACGAGTTGCTGCCAACGTCCCGATCTGCGGCATCGGGGCCGTGAAGACCTACGCCAAGGAGTCTGTCACGGTCGAGCTCAAGTCCCGAGTCAGCAACTTCTCCGTCAACGTCGAGTGCCTGATCGTGCCGAAAGTGACCGGGATGGTTCCAGCTGTGCCAGTTGACATCAACGAGTGGCCGATTCCTGTCGGCGTCCAGCTGGCCGACCCAGCATTCCACAAGCCTGACCGCATCGACATGCTGCTGGGGGTCGCAATGTTCTTCCGGTTGCTAAAATCGGGACAGATGGAGTTAGCTGGCAATCTACCGGAGCTGCGCGAGACTCACCTCGGCTGGGTCATCGCCGGAGAAGTTGGAGACACCGTCCCAAGCCCGCAGTACACGCACACTGCCACACTCGACGACATCAACGAAGCGATCCAGAGATTCTGGCAGGTCGAGGACATCGACAGTGCCACAGCGGTCTCCACCGAGCAAGAAGAATGCGAGGCGTTCTTCGCGTCCACCCACAAGCGGGATCCAACTGGCAGATACGAGGTACGCTTGCCATTTCGTCCAGTCGTCGCCAAGCTCGACGACAACCGCAGCCTCGCTCTTCGGCGCTTCCTGTCGCTGGAGCGGCGACTCGCTCGAGATCCTGCTTTGAAGCTGCAATACG AGGCCGACGACTTACCGAACACGAACTGCTACTACATGCCCCATCACGCTATCCTGCGCCCCTCGAGCTCCACGACCAAGTTGAGGGTCGTATTCGACGCATCTGCAAAGATGTCCCCCACGAGCGTGTCCCTGAACGAAGCCCTCCAGATCGGAGGCACTGTCCAGAACGATCTCTTCTCGATCCTCCTCGCCTTTCGAAAGCACCCTGTCGCCTTCACTGCAGACCTCTCGAAAATGTACCGCCAGATTCGCGTGGCCCCGTCCGACTCTCGTTTCCAACGAATCTTCTGGCGGGCCGATCCGTCCGAGTTCATCCGTGTCCTGGAACTCACCACGGTGACCTACGGAACTGCGTCCGCACCCTTCCTTGCTACGCGATGTCTGGTCCAGCTCTGCGACGACGAAGGTGAAAATTTTCCGCTGGCTGCCAAGATAGTGCGCGAGGCCTGCTACGTCGACGATATCTTGTCCGGTGCGAGCTCCCCCAAAGAAGCAATCGACTGTCTGACGCAGCTGCAAGGCTTGCTCAGTCGCGGTGGATTTCCTATCCACAAGTGGACCTCTAATGAACCGTCGGTGATGGAACGCATACCAGAAAGCGATCGAGAGAAGCTGATCGACCTGGACGGATTGATCGGCGGTGTGGTCAAGGCCCTGGGACTTTACTGGAGTCCAGGAGACGACGAGTTTCGTTTCACCGTCACCCAAGCTGAAGCAGATGCCACCAAGCGCCGTGTCCTCTCGGAGATCGGCAAATTCTACGACGTGCTGGGACTCCTGTCGCCGGTCATCATCAAGGCCAAGATCCTGATGCAGCGAGTCTGGCTCGCTGGTCTATCGTGGGACGTTCTGCTGGAAGGCGGGATGATGGACACGTGGCACCAATTCCAATGCGCACTCCCCGACGTGCGCGACATCCGTATCCCTCGGTACGTGATCGGGCCTGGCAACCCGGGCCTGGAGCTTCACGGATTCAGCGACGCCTCCAAGGTCGCCTACGGTGCGGTGACCTACGTTCGCAGTCTTCTCCCGAACGGCAAGTGCAAGATGCGGCTGCTTTGCAGCAAATCGAAAGTGGCGCCAACCAAGCCACTGGACATCCACCGACTGGAACTGCTTGCCCTTCGACTGCTCTCGAGGTTGGTGGTGAAAGTCATCGCGGCGCTGAATCTCCCGTTCCGAAACGTGGTGCTGTGGTGCGACAGCCAAGTCGTGCTTGCGTGGATCAAGAAACCGCTGGACCAGCTACAAACGTTCGTGCGCAACCGCGTCGCGGAGATTCGGAGAGAGACCGGCGGCTTTATCTTCAAATACATTCGCTCCAAGGACAACCCGGCCGACCTGATCTCTCGGGGCATGTTTCCGGCCGCCCTGATGAAATGCG TGAAGCTAGTTACCTTGCTGGCCTGCAACACGACCGACTTCCCGATCTTCGAGGACTGCAGCTCATTTCGGAAGCTGCAGCGGATAATGGCGTACGTGCTGCGTTTCGTGAACAATTGCCGGATCAAGAACCCCACGGAACGAACTCGCCTACGCCATCTCACCGTTCCTGAGCTGCGGTCGTCCCTGAAGCTGATCGTGAAGGTGGTGCAGCACGACGTGCTGTCTCAAGAGATCCAGCAAGTGGCCGAGAACGACACGGCCGGGCGTCTCCAAGGTTTGACGCCGTTCCTACACGAAGGCCTCCTACGAGTTGGAGGAAGACTACAGCATTCCGAGCTGCCGTTCGCAGCCAAGCACCAGCTGATCCTGCCCAAGCACAGAATTACCAACCTGATTGTGAAGGCCTACCACGAAGAACACCTGCACGCGGGGCCGTCGTCCCTGCTCGCAATCCTGCGGAGACAGTTCTGGCTGCTCGACGGACGGTCGACAGTTCGGAGCGAGACGAGAAGCTGCGTGACGTGCTTCCGCGCGAAGCCACGCAGTACGAGCCAGCTGATGGGAAGACTTCCGTCCTGCCGTGTGACCGAGAACCTTCCGTTCGACGAGGTCGGCGTTGACTACGCCGGACCGATTTCTGTGAAGGTAGGAACCCGGAAGCCACAGATCGTCAAGGCATACTTTGCCGTCTTTGTATGTATGGTAACCAAGGCGATCCACCTCGAACTTGTTTCGGACCTCACGACCGAGGCATTCCTGGCCGCCCTCCAGCGCTTCGTCAGCCGACGCG GGGCCAAGACAGAACTTCACGAGCTGTACATCCTCTTCAACGAACGCACGTTCAACGACCGGGTCCAGATGTACTGCCAGCCCAAGGAGATCACCTGGTCGTTCATCCCTCCCGGCGCGCCGAACTTCGGTGGCCTTTGGGAGGCCGCTGTAAAGAGCACGAAGTACCACCTGAAGAGGATCCTCAAAAACGCACAGCTTACCTTCGAGCAGTACGCGACCGTGCTAGCGGAGGTCGAGGCCGTGCTCAACTCAAGGCCGCTTTTCGCAACGTCAACCGACCCTGCGGATCCGGAAGTCCTGACGCCGGGACACTTTTTGATCGGC